The Xanthobacter flavus genome includes a window with the following:
- a CDS encoding TetR/AcrR family transcriptional regulator — MARPRAFDEGEVLDAALRCFWTRGYEATSVRDLAASMGLTGASLYNAFGDKRTLYEKALERYASHSMAERIRRLEAPDISPREAIAAFFRETLERAIDDPEMKGCFVVNAAVEMGPHDTELRAAALASLGQVEAFLTRRVEAGRADGTIQDREPAQELARMLLGVHLGLRVLARLRPGRDLLEGVVKPALAALNPRAPV; from the coding sequence ATGGCGCGGCCGAGGGCGTTCGACGAGGGCGAGGTACTGGATGCGGCGCTGCGCTGCTTCTGGACCCGTGGCTATGAGGCCACCTCGGTGCGCGATCTCGCCGCCTCCATGGGCCTCACCGGTGCCAGCCTCTACAACGCCTTCGGCGACAAGCGCACGCTCTATGAGAAGGCGCTGGAGCGCTATGCCAGCCATAGCATGGCGGAACGCATCCGCCGGCTGGAAGCACCCGACATCTCCCCCCGCGAGGCCATCGCCGCCTTCTTTCGCGAGACGCTGGAGCGGGCGATCGACGACCCGGAGATGAAGGGCTGCTTCGTGGTGAATGCGGCGGTGGAGATGGGGCCGCACGACACCGAGCTGCGCGCCGCGGCGCTCGCCTCCCTCGGGCAGGTGGAAGCCTTCCTCACTCGCCGCGTCGAGGCCGGCCGCGCCGATGGCACCATCCAGGACCGGGAACCGGCGCAGGAGCTGGCGCGCATGCTCCTCGGCGTCCATCTCGGCCTGCGCGTGCTGGCGCGCCTTCGCCCCGGCCGCGACCTGCTGGAGGGGGTGGTGAAGCCCGCCCTCGCCGCCCTCAATCCGCGCGCGCCGGTCTGA
- a CDS encoding haloacid dehalogenase type II, whose amino-acid sequence MIRAYVFDAYGTLFDVQSVSAVTDAAFPGHGEIITQVWRMKQLEYSWLCSLMGDYQDFWSVTRRALTYTLGILGLRPTEQLFEDVAEAYHRLAAYPDAAEALAGLTGVRRAILSNGSPAMLQALVGQSPLAPFIEETISVDAKRCFKPDPRAYELVEERLGVTPGEVMFVSSNGFDIAGAKKFGFNVARISRVPEAALAAELAAPGPLAASAFYRALRTQEEALGHAPDVVVTSLSELVALRTEG is encoded by the coding sequence ATGATCCGGGCCTATGTGTTCGATGCCTATGGCACGTTGTTCGATGTGCAATCGGTGAGCGCCGTCACGGACGCGGCCTTTCCGGGCCATGGCGAGATCATCACCCAGGTGTGGCGGATGAAGCAGCTCGAATACAGCTGGCTGTGCTCGCTCATGGGGGATTATCAGGATTTCTGGTCCGTCACCCGCCGCGCCCTCACCTACACGCTGGGCATCCTCGGGCTGAGGCCCACGGAGCAATTGTTCGAGGATGTCGCCGAGGCCTACCACCGCCTCGCCGCCTATCCCGACGCGGCCGAGGCGCTGGCCGGGCTGACGGGCGTGCGCCGCGCCATTCTCTCCAACGGCAGCCCCGCCATGTTGCAGGCGCTGGTCGGCCAATCGCCGCTGGCGCCGTTCATCGAGGAGACGATCAGCGTCGATGCCAAGCGCTGCTTCAAGCCGGATCCCCGCGCATATGAGCTGGTGGAGGAGCGGCTGGGCGTGACGCCCGGCGAGGTCATGTTCGTCTCCTCCAACGGCTTCGACATCGCCGGCGCGAAGAAGTTCGGCTTCAACGTGGCTCGCATCTCGCGCGTGCCGGAAGCTGCCCTCGCCGCCGAGCTGGCCGCGCCCGGGCCTTTGGCGGCTTCAGCTTTCTACCGCGCGCTGCGCACGCAGGAGGAAGCTCTCGGTCATGCGCCGGACGTGGTGGTGACGAGCCTGTCCGAGCTGGTGGCCTTGCGCACGGAAGGCTGA
- a CDS encoding LysR family transcriptional regulator, which yields MDRIDAMTAFVAALDEGSLAGAARRLGRSPAAITRAVALLEERLGTRLLHRTTRALHLTRAGERYLAACRAILAELAEADQLAAGERTDPRGLLSLTAPVTFGRLHVAPLVEELLEANPKLEARLLLVDRVVSLIDEGHDAAVRIGHLPDSSLVATRVGEVRRVVCASPAYLAAHGVPQVPADLAGHRIVSFSQVTDNATWSFAPGPGGGSRKQVNVRAHYVVNGAEAAIDAAVRGRGITRVLSYQVEEAVAAGRLVLLLEDYEGLPLPVAIVYPEARLPAAKLRAFVTFIVPRLRSRLAALPVSSASRHLSGRD from the coding sequence ATGGACCGCATCGACGCCATGACCGCCTTCGTCGCCGCGCTCGACGAAGGGAGCCTCGCCGGAGCGGCGCGGCGTCTCGGGCGCTCTCCGGCGGCCATCACGCGCGCCGTGGCGCTTCTTGAGGAGCGGCTGGGCACGCGCCTCCTCCACCGCACCACCCGCGCGCTGCACCTCACCAGGGCGGGGGAGCGCTATCTCGCCGCCTGCCGCGCCATCCTGGCCGAGCTTGCCGAGGCGGACCAACTCGCGGCGGGAGAGCGCACCGATCCGCGCGGTCTCCTCTCCCTCACAGCGCCCGTCACTTTCGGGCGGTTGCATGTGGCGCCGCTGGTGGAGGAATTGCTGGAGGCGAACCCGAAGCTGGAAGCGCGCCTTCTGCTGGTGGATCGCGTGGTGAGCTTGATCGACGAAGGCCACGACGCAGCGGTGCGCATCGGTCATCTGCCGGATTCCAGCCTCGTCGCGACGCGGGTGGGGGAGGTGCGGCGCGTGGTCTGCGCCAGCCCCGCCTATCTCGCCGCCCATGGCGTGCCGCAGGTGCCGGCGGACCTCGCCGGCCACCGCATCGTCTCCTTCTCGCAGGTCACGGACAATGCCACCTGGAGCTTCGCGCCCGGCCCCGGCGGCGGCTCGCGCAAGCAGGTGAATGTGCGCGCGCACTATGTGGTCAACGGCGCCGAGGCCGCCATCGATGCCGCCGTGCGCGGGCGCGGCATCACCCGGGTGCTCTCCTATCAGGTGGAGGAGGCGGTGGCCGCCGGGCGCCTCGTGCTGCTGCTGGAGGACTATGAAGGCCTGCCTTTGCCCGTGGCCATAGTCTATCCCGAGGCGCGCCTACCGGCGGCGAAGCTGCGCGCCTTCGTGACGTTCATCGTCCCCCGCCTCAGGAGCCGGCTCGCCGCCTTGCCGGTGTCGTCTGCCTCCAGACATCTGTCCGGTCGGGATTGA
- a CDS encoding carboxymuconolactone decarboxylase family protein: MGHSSSRIPALDPATTTGKAKDLLSAVQAKFGATPNLFKVAANAPAALEGLIGLSGALGGGALPAKTRESLAIAVAEVNGCDYCLSAHTLIGKGAGLSEADITLARAGRAADSKAEGAIAFARAVVARRGQVSDADLAAARAAGLDDGALVEVVAHVAVNIFTNYLNNVAGTEIDFPVVRSGAPRAA, from the coding sequence ATGGGCCACTCTTCAAGCCGCATCCCCGCCCTCGATCCCGCCACCACCACTGGCAAGGCGAAGGACCTGCTCTCCGCCGTCCAGGCGAAGTTCGGCGCCACCCCCAACCTGTTCAAGGTCGCCGCCAACGCCCCGGCCGCTCTTGAAGGCCTCATTGGCCTGTCCGGCGCGCTGGGTGGCGGCGCCCTGCCGGCGAAGACGCGCGAAAGCCTCGCCATTGCCGTCGCCGAGGTGAATGGGTGCGACTATTGCCTTTCCGCCCACACCCTCATCGGCAAGGGCGCCGGCCTCTCCGAGGCCGACATCACCCTTGCCCGTGCCGGCCGCGCGGCGGACAGCAAGGCGGAAGGCGCCATCGCCTTCGCCCGTGCCGTGGTCGCCCGTCGCGGCCAGGTGAGCGATGCAGACCTCGCCGCCGCCCGCGCCGCCGGCCTCGACGACGGCGCGCTGGTCGAAGTGGTGGCGCACGTCGCCGTGAACATCTTCACCAACTACCTCAACAACGTCGCCGGCACCGAGATCGACTTCCCCGTGGTGCGCTCCGGCGCGCCGCGGGCCGCCTGA
- a CDS encoding pyridoxamine 5'-phosphate oxidase family protein produces the protein MSEPLAITPSSDVAFTAAVKAAQQARGSRQAYARVEARGGFRTELTPDFVQFIGGIDTAFLATANAAGQPYVQHRGGPKGFIRVLDEHTLGMADFSGNRQYVTVGNASENPKAFLFLMDYTHRRRIKVWGELSVVEGDADLVARLMPEDYGAIPERALLLKVSAWDVNCPQHIPQKIDAPLVAAALEEREARIAALEAEVARLRGRLGEASM, from the coding sequence ATGTCCGAACCCCTTGCAATCACGCCCTCCAGCGATGTCGCCTTCACGGCGGCGGTGAAGGCCGCGCAGCAGGCGCGTGGCTCCCGCCAGGCCTATGCCCGCGTCGAGGCACGCGGCGGCTTCCGCACGGAGCTGACGCCGGATTTCGTGCAGTTCATCGGCGGGATCGACACCGCCTTCCTCGCCACCGCCAACGCCGCCGGCCAGCCCTATGTGCAGCATCGCGGCGGGCCGAAGGGCTTCATCCGCGTGCTGGACGAACACACCCTCGGCATGGCGGATTTCAGCGGCAACCGGCAATACGTCACGGTCGGCAATGCCTCGGAGAACCCGAAGGCCTTCCTGTTCCTGATGGATTACACCCACCGCCGCCGCATCAAGGTGTGGGGCGAGCTCTCCGTGGTGGAGGGCGACGCGGACCTCGTGGCGCGGCTGATGCCGGAAGACTACGGCGCCATTCCGGAGCGCGCCTTGCTCCTCAAGGTCTCCGCCTGGGACGTGAACTGCCCGCAGCACATCCCGCAGAAGATCGACGCGCCGCTGGTCGCCGCCGCCTTGGAGGAGCGCGAGGCGCGTATCGCCGCGCTGGAGGCGGAAGTCGCCCGCCTGCGCGGCCGTCTGGGAGAAGCCAGCATGTGA